A genomic window from Anthocerotibacter panamensis C109 includes:
- a CDS encoding WD40/YVTN/BNR-like repeat-containing protein produces the protein MEVKRLGRERRLHHLLAKMLVVSGLVAAAPVLAQDAEFFKGMPARSLGPAGMSGRIAAIEGINADPSTLYVGAATGGVWKTTNSGTTWTPIFDEQKASSIGAIAAFQPNPSTVWVGTGEANLRNSAGVGRGVFKSLDGGKTWKFLGLEKTEHISRILLHPTNPDIAYVAALGTTWGENPERGVFKTSDGGKTWKKILFVDNRSGAADLILDPSNPNRLLAAVWEHRRWPWFFKSGGAGSGLYLSVDGGDSWKKLTPKEGLPEGELGRIGLAFAPSSPNIVYALVEAEKSALLRSEDGGATFKTVKQGPDLSPRPFYFANIEVNPKNENLLYRLQVNLDSSADGGKNFSTLAGINTVHSDHHALWIHPNGNLLVDGNDGGVSISYDRGQKWQFVDNLPVGQFYHVSVDREYPYNILGGLQDNGSWRGPSTSLKRDGIYNGQWELVGFGDGFGVLPDPENADYGYAMSQGGSLFYYNVKTATRKSIRPTETGVKHRYNWNTGIALDPFNPKGVYYGSQFLHYSPDKGNTWQILSPDLTTNDPTKQKQSESGGLTRDVTAAENYCTILTIAPSPLKSGVIWVGTDDGNVQLTTNGGKTWTLVSQELVQSNRVPAGTWVPQVKASKYDPATAYVVFDDHRRANWQTYIFVTRDYGKSWQSLVTPEIDGFVHVLEEDPVDKDLLFVGTEFGLFVSMNEGKQWQKWTGFPTVPVMDLVVHNRDHDLVIATHGRGIYVLDDLRPLRTMSPKLAQEKIHLFAVGDAYQYSTSFFAGPYISPGDALFRGESRPYGALLTYLLTPPI, from the coding sequence GTGGAAGTGAAGAGATTAGGGCGTGAGCGGCGCTTACATCATTTGCTGGCAAAGATGCTGGTCGTCTCGGGGTTGGTGGCGGCGGCTCCTGTTTTGGCGCAAGATGCCGAATTTTTTAAAGGAATGCCCGCCCGTAGCCTCGGTCCGGCGGGGATGAGCGGACGGATAGCAGCGATTGAGGGCATCAACGCTGACCCAAGCACCCTCTATGTGGGCGCGGCGACGGGTGGGGTCTGGAAAACGACCAACAGCGGGACGACTTGGACCCCGATTTTTGATGAACAAAAAGCTTCTTCGATAGGAGCGATTGCTGCTTTTCAGCCCAATCCGAGTACCGTCTGGGTCGGCACGGGTGAGGCCAATCTCCGCAATAGTGCCGGGGTGGGCCGGGGCGTCTTCAAAAGCCTGGATGGGGGCAAGACTTGGAAGTTTTTGGGACTGGAGAAGACCGAGCATATCTCCCGGATTTTGCTGCACCCGACCAATCCCGATATCGCCTACGTCGCTGCTCTAGGCACCACTTGGGGCGAAAATCCCGAGCGCGGGGTCTTCAAAACGAGTGATGGAGGCAAGACCTGGAAAAAAATCCTGTTTGTGGACAACCGCAGCGGGGCGGCAGACCTGATCTTAGACCCGAGCAACCCCAACCGTCTGCTCGCCGCCGTCTGGGAACACCGCCGCTGGCCCTGGTTTTTTAAATCGGGCGGTGCAGGTAGCGGGCTGTATCTGAGCGTGGATGGCGGGGACTCCTGGAAAAAACTGACCCCCAAAGAGGGCCTGCCCGAAGGAGAACTGGGCCGCATCGGTCTCGCTTTTGCGCCAAGTAGCCCGAATATCGTCTACGCGCTGGTCGAAGCCGAAAAGAGTGCCCTGCTGCGCTCCGAGGACGGAGGAGCTACCTTCAAAACCGTAAAACAGGGGCCGGACCTGAGCCCGCGGCCCTTTTATTTCGCGAATATCGAGGTCAATCCCAAGAACGAAAACCTCCTCTATCGGCTGCAAGTCAATCTGGATAGCAGTGCTGATGGCGGTAAAAATTTCTCGACCCTGGCTGGGATCAACACCGTCCACTCCGACCATCACGCCCTCTGGATTCATCCCAACGGTAATTTGCTCGTCGATGGCAACGACGGCGGCGTCTCGATCAGCTACGACCGGGGCCAGAAGTGGCAGTTTGTGGACAATCTGCCGGTCGGTCAGTTCTACCATGTGAGTGTGGACCGCGAGTACCCCTACAATATTCTGGGCGGCTTGCAGGACAACGGCTCCTGGCGCGGGCCAAGTACTAGCCTCAAACGCGACGGGATCTACAACGGTCAGTGGGAATTGGTCGGCTTCGGGGATGGCTTTGGCGTCCTGCCTGACCCAGAAAATGCCGACTACGGCTACGCTATGTCTCAAGGCGGGAGTCTTTTTTACTACAACGTCAAAACCGCCACCCGCAAGTCCATCCGCCCCACCGAGACCGGGGTGAAGCACCGCTACAACTGGAATACCGGAATTGCGCTGGACCCCTTCAATCCAAAGGGCGTCTACTACGGCAGTCAGTTTCTCCACTACAGCCCAGACAAGGGCAACACCTGGCAGATTCTCAGCCCCGACCTGACCACCAACGACCCGACCAAACAAAAACAGTCTGAAAGTGGCGGGCTCACCCGAGACGTGACCGCCGCCGAGAACTACTGCACGATCCTCACGATTGCCCCAAGCCCCCTCAAGTCAGGAGTCATCTGGGTGGGCACCGACGATGGGAATGTCCAACTTACCACCAACGGCGGTAAGACCTGGACTCTGGTCTCTCAAGAACTGGTCCAATCCAACCGCGTCCCCGCCGGGACTTGGGTGCCCCAAGTCAAAGCCTCCAAATACGACCCCGCCACCGCCTATGTAGTCTTTGACGACCACCGCCGCGCCAACTGGCAGACGTATATCTTTGTTACCCGCGACTACGGCAAGTCCTGGCAGAGCTTGGTCACCCCGGAGATCGACGGTTTTGTCCACGTCCTCGAAGAAGACCCGGTAGACAAGGACCTGCTCTTTGTAGGAACCGAATTTGGGCTGTTCGTCTCGATGAATGAGGGCAAGCAGTGGCAGAAGTGGACAGGCTTCCCGACAGTGCCCGTCATGGATTTGGTCGTCCACAACCGGGACCACGACTTGGTCATCGCCACCCATGGACGGGGCATCTATGTCCTGGATGACCTGCGCCCGCTGCGGACCATGAGTCCCAAACTCGCTCAGGAAAAAATCCACCTCTTTGCAGTCGGCGACGCCTATCAATATAGTACGAGCTTCTTCGCTGGCCCCTACATCAGCCCCGGTGACGCCCTTTTCCGGGGTGAATCCCGGCCCTACGGTGCGCTGTTGACCTATCTGCTCACCCCCCCCATCTAA
- the rfbD gene encoding dTDP-4-dehydrorhamnose reductase has product MGLKILVTGKQGQVGWELARSMTCLGEVIALDRAGLDLSQPETIRQTLRELRPQLIVNAAAYTAVDQAEKEPDLAQAINGTAPGILAEEAQRLGAALVHYSTDYVFDGTKRTPYRESDPVQPLGVYGQTKLAGEQAIQAVGVPHLILRTSWVYGMRGKNFLLTILRLAREREELKIVEDQTGAPTPSGMLGDFTTQILLQGKGDPVGLLQARGGLYHLSAAGETTWYHFARVLLERISDPERKLQRLLPIPTSAYPTPAQRPAYSVLDNQRLQTAFQLQTPTWEEALSRCTQGA; this is encoded by the coding sequence ATGGGACTCAAAATTCTGGTGACGGGCAAGCAAGGACAGGTAGGCTGGGAATTGGCGCGGTCCATGACTTGCTTGGGTGAAGTGATAGCTTTAGACCGCGCAGGGCTCGATCTGTCCCAGCCTGAAACCATCCGGCAGACCTTGCGCGAACTACGCCCCCAACTCATTGTCAATGCCGCCGCCTACACTGCTGTAGACCAAGCCGAGAAGGAGCCGGACTTAGCTCAAGCCATCAATGGCACCGCCCCCGGTATCCTGGCAGAGGAAGCACAGCGCCTTGGTGCGGCTCTGGTGCACTATTCTACTGACTACGTTTTTGACGGGACGAAGCGCACGCCCTATCGAGAGAGCGACCCGGTCCAGCCGTTGGGCGTCTACGGTCAAACCAAGCTCGCGGGAGAACAGGCAATCCAGGCAGTAGGCGTGCCCCATCTCATTTTGCGGACCAGTTGGGTCTATGGGATGCGCGGCAAAAACTTTCTGCTTACGATCCTCCGCCTCGCCCGTGAGCGCGAAGAACTCAAAATTGTCGAGGACCAGACCGGAGCCCCCACTCCCAGCGGGATGCTCGGGGACTTCACCACCCAAATCCTACTCCAGGGCAAGGGTGACCCGGTTGGCCTACTCCAAGCGCGAGGGGGGCTCTATCATCTGAGTGCGGCAGGTGAGACCACATGGTACCACTTCGCACGGGTGCTTCTGGAGCGTATCTCCGATCCTGAGCGCAAATTACAACGGCTCTTGCCCATCCCAACCAGCGCCTACCCCACCCCGGCGCAACGGCCCGCCTACAGTGTCCTGGATAATCAGCGACTCCAGACAGCCTTCCAGCTCCAGACCCCGACTTGGGAGGAAGCCCTCAGCCGATGTACTCAGGGTGCGTAG